The stretch of DNA GTCTCAGCCTACACAGGCAATACATGAGCATATAAACGTAGGAGCATTCACAGTTAAGGCAACAAGGTTAAGGTAACAAACAATTCGAAGGcacatttcagttcattttcatgtctAAACTAAATCAGGATCAGTCCATTGAAGCACAAGCAACAGTTCACTTCCATGgctcaaataacacacacaggaggagcacatgcagcagcattcagctttctcagtgtgtctgagtgaaagGAAGGGGCTGTGAGCACAGGTGTGGCTTATAAGGTTGGTGGCAGGGTGTGGCCTAATAGGCAAGTGATCAGGGCTAATTggagctgagtgaaacagaacGGGGAAATGAACAGGCTGGGAAAGGGCATTTTCCACATTAAGCATACCGCTTCTGTCTGGGTATGGCAACACTACATGAACACAACCTGCAATACACCACATCTCCAAAGGTGGATCTAAAACACAAACTAAACCTGCTCAATTATGGCAAAACTCAGTCATACATTTTCAACTCAGTTACATATACAAGGGAAATGTATCAACACTGAAGATGTAGGAGCCCCCAGttttatatttttcaaataAGATTGAAAACAATGTTGAGTTCAGATTGTTTGAGCATAGCAAAGAACCCTTGAAGAACTCCttgtaaaagagagaggaaagtctAATAGACATTGTAAAAGCATCTGTGTCGCTTGTTAGAGCCATACATAAGATGTGTATTATTTCTGgaataatattattttgtattacctTGTTATTATGAATGAATATCTCTGTAAAGTAGAGACTCTTATTTTGACACATGGTTTTTGACCATGTGAAGAGAGCACGCTTAGTTAGAAGTAACGGAGAAGCACGGAGGTTCACAGTTTTTTAACCACGTGCTAGCTTAATTGTGAAGACAGATATACAAGAATCacttatttatgtatgtacatggaTACCTGAATCTTTAAGAAGATAAAGACATTTAAACTTTTAAGCTTTTGCACGCGTTCAATACTTTCCCCGAGTGCTTCAAAAGATGACAGATATTGGATCTGCTGCCATTACATCGCTAATTATTATTGGTTATATCCTGAGTTCTACTTCCAACTATTTTTCGTGCCCCCAACCAGGCTCCCCCTCCCGCACATCTTTCAGGAGGCAGGCAGCCCTTAGCTCTTCATTTGCATCGTCACATCTGTGgtcctctcgctctttctgcAACGctgtcactttctctttttcctccctctcattttctgtaataccacagtgaaacacacGTGGTTGTGCATGACTATTAATCAAGGTTGAAGATGATCAAGCTGTGCGGTTAGGAAGTCAGCAATGAGAAACAAATACAGGGTAAATGAAAACTGCTTAGTGGAATAAATGTGTTCTCCCAAGGTCAATGAAAATCAGCTCTTCCATTCCCAAACCATGACTTTGGCATTGAGCACTTTTGCATTTCTTTAACATTATACAGTGATGTAAACATCATTGTAAATAACATTGTCCACAAAGGTCAAATACATTTCAGCCCATATTTATTGCATTTCAAACATTTAAACCACAATACAGAGATTTCCAAGGCTGATTATTCCTCTACATAACACGGAAGTCAGTGACATGTCATTTCATGTAAAGAAAATGTTACACTGCAGGTGTCTCATCAGCAAGATGGTAGGCTCCTGGCACAGTAGAATACGCGGGAATACCAACAGTTTTGGTTTGACCAGCCACCTACGAACCatacaaaggcaaaacataagCCTCCCAGAAGCAGTGACCAGCTGTATGTACATAGCTTTCAGAAGAAGAAACTTaccattggaattcagctgcaAGCAAGGAGAAGACACACTGTTCAGTGTCTGCCAGTTAGTGTAATAGAAGCCAGCGCTGTCAATCCACAGCCAGGCACCctaaaatacagaaacacatcacagcacTTGGCGGTGTGATCATAACAGCTGTGGTACCCCATTGTATGTTCAAATTCATTTGTGAAGAAATTCGAGTTTGGGACAGAGACTGTTTTAACAGTAATAGCTATGATGCCGTGTCTCAGTAAGGTCAAATCAAGACACTATTCCTGACCTGGAAATAGAAACCTCCGATCCAAGCGCTTGAGTGACCTGAAATTGTAACCATAGTCTGCAAGAAGTTGTATTCCTCAGAAGACTGCACAGAGGCCAGACTGCCTTGCTGCCCCACACAATGCctctggagagagaagggggaaagagaaagagtaatGGTTCATAGGAGAAAGAGTATGTAAAAGAGCAgcttcattattttcattttccaaacaaacaggcaaggttttttttatatcacCCCTCATATTTAGGGGTTACTGCATTGCGTTAATCCAATAGTGAAGcaccttctctccccctttaaATGCGGTCGTTGTGCCTTACCGCAGCATCTCTCCAGTTCTTCATGGAGGTCACCATCAAAAAGCAGCGGGAACCTTG from Clupea harengus chromosome 8, Ch_v2.0.2, whole genome shotgun sequence encodes:
- the LOC116221379 gene encoding ladderlectin-like, producing MKVLILAALLCMHSAVTHAATRAAPVSNSTASSMVEGPLPAVETGLPVYPSQCPSGWFTQGSRCFLMVTSMKNWRDAARHCVGQQGSLASVQSSEEYNFLQTMVTISGHSSAWIGGFYFQGAWLWIDSAGFYYTNWQTLNSVSSPCLQLNSNGGWSNQNCWYSRVFYCARSLPSC